Proteins encoded together in one Halothermothrix orenii H 168 window:
- a CDS encoding ATPase, with amino-acid sequence MRSVLLNGQTSYIGYSQILRSNTFHKMLCEQIERAEKKKSSLLEFFKLFLKNVDVVEVDRRYDVEALKQLLLALTDNPIETIDSSAYYSFPKLGNNKELLVKFVEDLFDSWRKKQRFIISQDEYTSDSCEKTYKELVLVKTNEDLKNLVLRMHREILLNISDVRLKVLRQLPTGAQVGLLADKPDFKDKARVEQAPWLYELNYVWSYIFEPPVIFYTRSNKRRGLFKVLDKPILEKIDIEDKENWLVFPIRVCLKTIYVVVNKEYFALAAGLGNLFEPASFEILENRKPDGIYILGIDKKYFENEEDYNGVVYKEDDGTYVGMVGDDPSIDYFGYMKKMILTIHNLLVIDEGRLPIHGALARIKLKNGKKANVMLIGDSGAGKSETIEALNRLEDEVSEINILIDDMGSLDIINDEGKVVGYGTETGAFVRLDDLQPSYAYDNMDRSIFMNPNQSNARVIIPYSNYTEIIRPTDIDYFLYANNYEEITDESEAIKFFDNADEALEVFSKGARMAKGTTAEKGLTTSYFANPFGAVQRREKHEKIAEKFMTTMMSFGVKVGELKTQLGRDGYEQKGPLMAARSLLKLIASQE; translated from the coding sequence ATGAGAAGTGTATTATTAAATGGACAGACATCTTATATAGGCTATTCCCAGATTTTGAGGTCAAATACCTTTCATAAGATGTTGTGTGAGCAAATAGAGAGGGCGGAGAAAAAGAAGAGTTCTCTGCTGGAATTTTTTAAATTATTTTTAAAAAATGTAGATGTGGTTGAGGTTGACAGGAGATATGATGTTGAGGCCTTAAAACAACTCCTGCTTGCCCTGACAGATAATCCTATTGAAACAATAGATAGCTCTGCCTATTATTCTTTTCCCAAGCTTGGAAATAATAAGGAGTTACTGGTTAAGTTTGTTGAGGACCTTTTTGATAGCTGGAGGAAAAAACAGAGGTTTATTATAAGCCAGGATGAGTATACTTCTGATTCCTGTGAAAAAACATATAAGGAACTCGTTCTTGTTAAGACCAATGAGGACTTGAAAAACCTCGTGTTAAGAATGCACCGTGAAATATTACTTAATATTTCTGATGTTAGATTGAAAGTATTACGTCAGTTACCTACCGGTGCCCAGGTGGGATTACTTGCTGATAAACCTGATTTTAAGGATAAGGCCCGGGTTGAACAGGCTCCCTGGCTTTATGAACTCAATTATGTATGGAGTTATATTTTTGAACCTCCGGTTATATTCTATACCAGATCAAATAAAAGACGGGGTCTTTTTAAGGTGCTGGATAAACCTATTCTTGAGAAAATTGATATTGAGGATAAAGAAAACTGGCTTGTTTTCCCAATCAGGGTCTGCCTGAAGACCATATATGTTGTTGTCAATAAGGAATATTTTGCCCTGGCAGCCGGTCTGGGAAACCTCTTTGAACCCGCCAGTTTTGAAATACTGGAAAACCGTAAACCCGATGGAATTTATATTCTGGGTATTGATAAAAAGTATTTTGAAAATGAAGAGGACTATAATGGGGTTGTTTATAAGGAAGATGACGGAACCTATGTTGGCATGGTGGGTGACGATCCCTCTATTGATTATTTCGGATATATGAAGAAAATGATCTTAACCATTCATAACCTCCTGGTTATCGATGAAGGCCGGTTACCCATCCATGGTGCTTTGGCCCGGATTAAACTTAAAAATGGAAAGAAAGCCAATGTCATGTTAATCGGAGATAGCGGGGCCGGCAAATCAGAAACCATTGAGGCCCTGAACCGGCTTGAAGATGAAGTTTCTGAAATTAATATCCTTATAGATGACATGGGTTCTCTTGATATCATAAATGATGAAGGTAAGGTTGTGGGTTATGGTACAGAAACCGGTGCTTTTGTCCGCCTTGATGATTTACAGCCCAGTTATGCCTATGATAATATGGATAGAAGTATTTTTATGAACCCCAACCAGAGTAATGCCAGGGTTATTATTCCATATTCAAACTACACAGAAATAATCAGACCGACCGATATAGATTACTTCCTTTATGCCAATAACTATGAAGAAATAACTGATGAAAGTGAAGCCATCAAATTCTTTGATAATGCTGATGAAGCCCTGGAGGTATTCTCCAAGGGGGCCAGAATGGCAAAAGGAACAACAGCGGAAAAGGGTTTGACTACCAGTTATTTTGCTAACCCCTTTGGTGCCGTGCAGCGTCGGGAAAAACATGAAAAAATTGCTGAAAAATTTATGACCACCATGATGAGTTTCGGAGTAAAAGTAGGGGAGCTTAAAACCCAGCTCGGGAGAGATGGATATGAACAGAAAGGGCCATTAATGGCGGCCAGATCCCTTTTAAAACTTATTGCTTCCCAGGAGTAA
- a CDS encoding aspartate aminotransferase family protein, giving the protein MLRDEIITCDKNYFMNVFKGRFPLVVDHGEGVKVYDKNGKVYCDFLSGIGVNALGYSCPELVEALREQVEKIIHCSNLYYIEPQAELEKWLVNHSVADRVFFSNSGAEANEGAIKLARKYFEVRNENKYEIITAQNSFHGRTLMTLAATGQEKYHRFFQPLPQGFKYVPFNDLEAVYRSVGPNTAAIMVEPIQGEGGVYPATREYLEGLRKLCDEENILLIFDEIQCGIGKTGTLFAYEYYGVEPDIFTLAKALGGGVPIGAFLAREEVANAFKPGDHGSTFGGNPLATRAAITTLKVIKERGLLNKVKKTGQYFKNLLEELKEEIDIVNEVRGVGLMLAIELNRNKARDIVNYMFEKGFLLNAVKDNIIRFLPPLIIEKTDIKNMVGELKTVLEKNNL; this is encoded by the coding sequence TTGCTCAGAGATGAAATCATTACCTGTGATAAAAATTATTTTATGAATGTTTTTAAGGGCAGGTTTCCCCTGGTTGTTGACCATGGGGAAGGGGTTAAAGTATATGATAAAAACGGTAAGGTTTATTGTGATTTCCTGTCAGGTATAGGGGTTAATGCCCTCGGTTATTCCTGTCCGGAACTGGTAGAGGCCCTTAGAGAGCAGGTAGAGAAAATAATCCATTGTTCCAATTTATATTATATTGAACCCCAGGCTGAACTGGAGAAATGGCTGGTTAACCACTCGGTGGCTGACCGGGTGTTTTTTTCAAATAGTGGCGCAGAAGCCAATGAAGGGGCAATAAAACTGGCCCGGAAGTATTTTGAAGTAAGGAATGAGAATAAATATGAAATTATAACCGCTCAAAATTCGTTCCACGGGAGAACGCTTATGACCCTGGCAGCAACAGGTCAGGAAAAATACCATCGTTTTTTTCAACCCCTGCCGCAAGGTTTTAAATACGTTCCCTTTAACGACCTGGAGGCTGTTTACCGGTCGGTGGGTCCCAATACTGCAGCCATAATGGTAGAGCCAATTCAGGGTGAAGGGGGGGTTTATCCGGCTACCCGTGAATACCTTGAAGGACTCAGGAAACTATGTGATGAGGAGAATATATTATTAATATTTGATGAAATTCAATGTGGAATAGGGAAAACAGGTACCCTTTTTGCCTATGAATATTATGGAGTAGAACCAGATATTTTTACCCTGGCTAAAGCCCTGGGAGGTGGAGTTCCCATCGGGGCTTTTCTGGCCAGAGAAGAGGTGGCTAACGCCTTCAAACCAGGAGACCACGGTTCCACATTCGGGGGTAATCCCCTGGCAACCAGGGCTGCCATTACTACCCTCAAAGTTATTAAAGAACGGGGATTACTTAATAAGGTTAAAAAAACCGGGCAATATTTCAAAAACCTTCTAGAGGAATTGAAGGAAGAAATTGATATTGTTAATGAGGTTAGAGGGGTAGGGTTGATGCTGGCTATAGAACTTAATAGAAATAAAGCCCGGGATATTGTAAACTACATGTTTGAAAAGGGGTTTTTGCTTAATGCTGTTAAGGATAATATAATCAGGTTTTTACCACCTCTTATTATTGAAAAGACTGATATAAAAAATATGGTGGGAGAGTTAAAAACAGTTTTGGAAAAAAATAATTTATGA
- a CDS encoding [Fe-Fe] hydrogenase large subunit C-terminal domain-containing protein has product MIENSNYQSLRKDIFKQLCKDLYNDQIKKTINNLPYQLTKKDSHEELDLIKNEILLAMGLNPTAKNDTELSAELNTALNLKEVKQPVVTVNRKICDLCQKKYGPDYCRVGCDINEKEGLLIEDGRCISCGKCIPKCPLEAVSDKVEFFPLYKYLKNDTQVYANVAPAIMGQFGEKVTAGHLRSAFKKIGFTDMVEVALFADIVTLREADEYNRLVQKEGDFMITSCCCPVWVNMVTKHYPSLNNHLTRTVSPMIASGRLIKLLFPDAITVFIGPCIAKKAEAKHPELKGAIDFVLTFDELDLIFEALNIDPARLPEDNKEQSSRGGRVYARTGGVSQAVSDTVKRLSPHEHVKFKANQADGVKNCKKLLDELKEGKVEATFIEGMGCEGGCVGGPKRINDIKEATRLVNKFGSKARSQTPIDNNNIYHIFNYLTQLIESQEQIIDEETYDNILVRK; this is encoded by the coding sequence ATGATAGAAAATTCAAATTATCAATCCTTAAGAAAAGATATTTTTAAACAACTCTGCAAAGATTTATATAATGACCAGATCAAAAAGACTATTAACAATCTTCCATATCAACTCACAAAAAAAGATAGTCATGAAGAACTCGACCTTATTAAAAATGAAATACTCCTGGCTATGGGTCTAAATCCTACTGCAAAAAATGACACAGAATTATCAGCTGAATTGAATACGGCCCTTAACTTAAAAGAAGTTAAACAGCCGGTAGTTACAGTTAATCGAAAAATCTGTGACCTCTGCCAGAAAAAATATGGACCAGATTATTGCAGAGTTGGGTGTGATATTAATGAAAAAGAAGGACTATTAATTGAAGACGGACGTTGTATTTCCTGTGGTAAATGCATTCCAAAATGTCCCCTTGAAGCTGTTTCTGATAAGGTTGAATTTTTTCCCCTCTATAAATACCTTAAAAACGATACCCAGGTTTATGCAAATGTGGCCCCGGCCATTATGGGACAGTTTGGTGAAAAGGTCACAGCCGGACACCTCCGGAGTGCTTTTAAAAAAATTGGATTTACCGACATGGTAGAAGTGGCCCTCTTTGCTGATATAGTTACTTTAAGAGAAGCGGATGAATATAACCGCCTTGTGCAGAAAGAGGGTGATTTTATGATTACAAGTTGTTGCTGCCCGGTATGGGTAAATATGGTAACAAAACATTACCCCTCGTTAAATAACCATCTAACCAGGACCGTATCCCCAATGATAGCCTCCGGAAGATTGATAAAGCTACTTTTTCCTGATGCCATAACTGTATTTATTGGCCCCTGCATTGCCAAAAAAGCAGAGGCGAAACATCCTGAATTAAAGGGTGCCATTGACTTTGTCTTAACCTTTGATGAATTAGATCTCATTTTTGAAGCCCTTAATATTGACCCAGCAAGACTACCTGAAGATAATAAAGAACAGTCATCCAGAGGAGGTAGAGTCTATGCCCGGACTGGAGGAGTCAGCCAGGCAGTTTCTGATACAGTTAAGCGGCTTTCTCCCCATGAGCATGTAAAATTTAAAGCAAATCAGGCCGATGGGGTAAAAAACTGCAAAAAGTTGCTTGATGAATTAAAAGAAGGTAAAGTTGAGGCTACATTTATAGAGGGAATGGGCTGTGAGGGAGGATGTGTCGGTGGACCAAAAAGAATTAATGATATTAAAGAAGCTACCAGGCTTGTAAACAAATTCGGCAGTAAAGCCCGGTCTCAAACCCCTATTGATAACAATAACATATATCACATTTTTAATTACCTAACACAGCTTATAGAATCCCAGGAACAAATAATTGATGAAGAAACATATGATAATATTCTGGTAAGGAAATAA
- the carA gene encoding glutamine-hydrolyzing carbamoyl-phosphate synthase small subunit, protein MEAKLVLEDGTVFKGKGLGYEGTTWGEVVFNTSMTGYQEILTDPSYRGQLVTLTYPLIGNYGINHNDFESYEIHAGGLIIREDCSRPNHWQSQNTLDVFLKEYKITGITNIDTRALTRRLRSKGSMFGVISSEILDEKELNKIIKQKIKEKRCLVEEVSVSTPTRIPGKGPRVVVMDFGVKYNIVRYLKSLGADIFVLPYSSSAEEVLSYNPDGILLSNGPGDPMDISEKVPEIQSLATKNIPVFGICLGHQLLGLAFGGRTYKLKFGHHGGNHPVKDLRTGKVLITTQNHGYALEDGLPPEIEVTHINLNDGTIEGIKHKDLPVSSVQYHPEAGPGPKDSTLLFNEFINKLTGQRNVKKLVNF, encoded by the coding sequence ATGGAGGCTAAGTTAGTTCTGGAAGATGGTACGGTTTTTAAAGGTAAGGGATTGGGATATGAGGGGACTACATGGGGAGAGGTTGTCTTTAATACCAGTATGACCGGGTATCAGGAAATTTTAACAGACCCGTCATACCGTGGACAGCTGGTTACGTTAACTTATCCCCTCATCGGTAATTATGGAATTAATCATAATGACTTTGAATCTTATGAAATTCATGCCGGGGGGTTGATTATCAGAGAAGACTGCTCACGACCAAATCACTGGCAGTCACAAAATACCCTGGATGTTTTTCTGAAAGAGTATAAAATTACCGGTATTACAAATATCGATACCCGTGCCCTTACCCGACGCCTCCGGTCTAAAGGTAGTATGTTTGGTGTGATTTCATCTGAAATTCTGGATGAAAAAGAGTTAAATAAAATAATTAAGCAGAAAATCAAAGAGAAAAGGTGCCTGGTAGAGGAAGTCAGTGTATCAACCCCGACCCGGATACCGGGAAAGGGTCCCAGGGTTGTGGTTATGGACTTCGGGGTTAAATATAACATTGTCAGGTATCTAAAAAGCCTGGGAGCTGATATTTTTGTCCTTCCTTATAGTTCATCAGCAGAAGAGGTATTAAGTTATAACCCTGACGGGATATTACTTTCTAACGGTCCAGGGGATCCCATGGATATAAGTGAAAAAGTACCTGAAATCCAATCACTGGCTACAAAAAATATACCCGTTTTTGGAATATGTCTGGGACATCAACTACTGGGATTAGCTTTCGGGGGCAGAACATATAAACTTAAATTCGGGCACCATGGAGGCAATCACCCGGTCAAGGATTTAAGAACCGGTAAGGTTTTAATAACTACCCAGAACCATGGTTATGCCCTTGAAGATGGTTTGCCGCCGGAAATTGAGGTTACCCATATAAATTTAAATGACGGTACAATAGAGGGTATAAAACATAAGGACTTACCGGTTTCTTCAGTACAATACCATCCTGAAGCCGGACCTGGCCCCAAAGATTCAACACTGCTATTTAACGAATTTATAAATAAATTAACAGGTCAGAGAAATGTAAAAAAATTGGTTAATTTTTAG
- a CDS encoding GNAT family N-acetyltransferase, whose translation MEKIKYRNISKDEEHKFFQFTSYSFKMEEGAGMYKKGEKLPETIGEKKGLFKGDELVCCYQLYEVDCKTRGTWFKTGGIGDVASPPHNRRKGYVGKMLTYALEEMKERKIRFSALWPFSYSFYRKYGWEQGTASLHIVLEPSSLKFTEDSIKGKFKQVNAEEYSLLNNIYNTFYKGYDLGIKRDKTWWVNRVFKSGDKNRFGYIWEENGKPQGYIIYSASKGPNGYWENRIHVREIIGIDIPSFLQLFRFIYYHDSQCREVGMMLPFDFPLLKILPEPRIKTYEVRPGVMIRIVDIQQVLNKITYPNQVKAGFTFRVFDETAPWNNGIFRLEVSDGKGECSQISGDEGDFSIKINHLSSILAGFMTPAEVYSLGYLDTDNDKIIKILEKIFPPRQTFFTGYF comes from the coding sequence ATGGAAAAAATAAAATACAGAAACATAAGTAAGGATGAGGAGCATAAATTTTTCCAGTTTACCAGTTACTCCTTTAAAATGGAAGAAGGGGCAGGCATGTATAAAAAAGGAGAGAAACTACCGGAGACTATCGGTGAAAAAAAAGGTCTTTTCAAAGGTGATGAACTGGTATGCTGTTATCAGCTTTATGAAGTTGATTGTAAGACCAGGGGGACCTGGTTTAAAACAGGTGGTATCGGTGATGTTGCTTCACCACCGCATAATCGGAGAAAGGGTTATGTAGGAAAGATGCTAACCTATGCTCTGGAAGAAATGAAAGAAAGAAAAATTAGGTTTTCAGCCCTCTGGCCTTTTTCCTATTCTTTTTACCGTAAATATGGCTGGGAACAGGGCACAGCTTCTTTACACATTGTATTGGAACCATCCAGTCTCAAATTTACGGAAGACAGCATTAAGGGGAAATTTAAACAGGTTAATGCTGAAGAATACTCTCTTTTGAACAATATATATAACACCTTTTATAAAGGCTATGACCTTGGCATTAAACGGGATAAAACCTGGTGGGTGAACAGGGTATTTAAAAGTGGAGACAAGAACAGGTTTGGTTATATCTGGGAAGAAAATGGAAAACCGCAGGGGTATATAATATATTCTGCTTCTAAAGGCCCCAATGGGTACTGGGAAAACCGGATACATGTCAGGGAAATAATTGGCATTGATATTCCTTCCTTTTTACAGCTATTCAGGTTTATTTACTATCATGATTCCCAGTGCCGGGAGGTTGGGATGATGTTACCCTTTGATTTTCCGTTACTTAAAATTTTACCGGAACCCAGGATAAAAACGTACGAAGTCAGGCCAGGGGTTATGATAAGAATAGTGGATATACAGCAGGTCTTAAACAAGATAACCTATCCCAACCAGGTAAAGGCTGGTTTTACTTTCAGGGTATTTGATGAAACAGCCCCCTGGAATAATGGGATTTTCAGGCTTGAAGTGTCAGATGGCAAGGGAGAGTGTTCTCAAATTTCGGGAGATGAAGGGGATTTTTCAATAAAAATTAATCATCTGTCTTCCATTTTGGCCGGATTTATGACCCCTGCTGAGGTGTATTCCCTTGGTTATCTTGATACAGATAATGATAAAATTATTAAAATACTGGAGAAAATATTTCCACCCCGGCAAACTTTTTTTACCGGGTATTTTTAA
- the argJ gene encoding bifunctional glutamate N-acetyltransferase/amino-acid acetyltransferase ArgJ has product MSELELITGGITAPRGFLASGVSCGIKQEPRRDLALIYSKKAASVAGVFTTNRVQAAPVILSRERVKGGTCRAIIVNSGNANACTGKRGLEDARAMTARVAEGLRLNKSDVLIASTGVIGTYLPMDCIQRGIDKAISNLSDRGGSRAAEAILTTDTCTKEIAIKGKLPSGSDYTIGGMAKGSGMIHPNMATMLAFITTDLAILPPLLNKALKQAVEKSFNRISVDGDQSTNDSVFLIANGLSGNKPIVNCGKDYESFLKDLKEVCNYLARKIVLDGEGATKFVTVKVEGAYSEQDAVKVGREVANSNLVKTALFGSDPNWGRIVAAVGYSGIDIAPDLIEVTINGRTLYSRGQPWISDDINLLSGREVVIEINLNQGEGSATFWTTDLSHDYIKINADYHT; this is encoded by the coding sequence GTGTCAGAACTTGAATTAATAACAGGTGGTATTACTGCTCCCCGGGGATTTTTAGCCTCTGGAGTAAGCTGTGGTATAAAACAAGAACCTCGTAGAGACCTGGCCTTAATATATAGTAAAAAGGCAGCTTCTGTTGCCGGGGTTTTTACAACGAATCGTGTTCAGGCTGCCCCGGTCATATTGAGCAGAGAACGGGTAAAGGGTGGTACCTGTCGGGCTATTATAGTTAATAGTGGTAATGCTAATGCCTGTACCGGGAAACGTGGTTTAGAAGATGCCCGGGCCATGACTGCCCGGGTAGCAGAGGGACTCAGGTTAAATAAAAGTGATGTCCTGATAGCTTCAACCGGTGTTATTGGAACATATTTACCCATGGATTGTATCCAACGGGGAATAGATAAGGCAATTTCAAATTTAAGTGACCGTGGTGGAAGCAGGGCTGCTGAAGCCATATTAACCACAGACACCTGTACCAAGGAGATAGCCATAAAGGGAAAACTACCATCAGGAAGTGACTATACGATAGGGGGTATGGCTAAAGGTTCGGGGATGATTCATCCCAATATGGCGACCATGCTTGCTTTTATTACAACTGATCTTGCCATACTTCCACCATTATTGAACAAAGCCCTGAAGCAAGCAGTTGAGAAATCCTTTAACCGTATCAGTGTTGATGGGGATCAGAGTACCAATGATTCAGTATTTTTAATTGCTAACGGATTGAGTGGTAATAAACCGATTGTTAACTGTGGTAAAGATTACGAATCCTTTCTGAAAGATTTAAAAGAAGTTTGCAATTATCTGGCCCGTAAGATAGTGTTAGATGGTGAAGGGGCTACCAAATTTGTGACTGTCAAAGTTGAAGGGGCATACTCCGAACAGGATGCTGTTAAAGTGGGACGGGAGGTAGCCAATTCTAACCTGGTTAAAACTGCCCTCTTCGGTAGTGATCCTAACTGGGGTCGAATTGTAGCTGCTGTCGGTTATAGTGGAATAGATATTGCTCCAGACCTTATAGAGGTTACAATAAACGGAAGAACATTATATTCCAGAGGGCAACCCTGGATATCTGACGACATAAACCTGTTATCTGGTAGAGAAGTGGTTATTGAAATTAACCTTAATCAGGGGGAGGGTTCAGCTACATTCTGGACTACGGATTTAAGCCATGATTACATTAAAATTAATGCCGATTACCATACATAA
- the argB gene encoding acetylglutamate kinase, whose amino-acid sequence MEELINKAQTLVEALPYIRNFYGKTFVIKYGGSTMGDKRLKEKIMEDITLLKYVGVNPVLIHGGGPAISEAMESMDKEARFIQGLRITDSETMSLVEMVLVGKVNKELVSIINRLGGEAVGICGKDGGLIEADKLIFEDKSIDLGHVGSVKKINPEIVLNLIKGGYIPVISPVGSSKEGDTYNINADTVAGKLAVSLKAEKLIFLTDVDGVWSDPSNEKTRVSSLTVNEVKSWIGEGKIKGGMVPKVEACIEAVTCGVNRTHILNGLIPHALLLEIFTDRGIGTMILKER is encoded by the coding sequence ATGGAAGAGTTAATTAATAAAGCCCAGACATTGGTGGAGGCCCTTCCCTATATAAGGAATTTTTACGGGAAAACCTTTGTTATAAAATACGGTGGTAGTACCATGGGAGATAAGAGGTTAAAAGAAAAAATAATGGAGGATATCACCCTTTTAAAATATGTCGGGGTTAATCCTGTTCTAATTCACGGCGGGGGGCCAGCTATAAGTGAGGCCATGGAATCCATGGATAAAGAAGCCCGGTTTATACAGGGGCTTAGGATTACGGATAGTGAAACCATGAGCCTTGTAGAAATGGTATTGGTAGGTAAGGTGAATAAAGAACTGGTCTCTATCATAAACCGACTGGGTGGTGAAGCAGTTGGAATCTGTGGTAAAGATGGGGGACTCATTGAGGCTGATAAACTTATATTTGAAGATAAATCAATTGACCTGGGACATGTCGGTAGTGTAAAAAAAATAAATCCAGAGATAGTATTGAACCTTATTAAAGGGGGTTATATACCAGTCATCTCCCCGGTTGGTAGTAGTAAAGAGGGAGATACTTATAATATTAACGCAGATACAGTGGCCGGTAAATTAGCTGTTTCACTAAAGGCAGAAAAACTGATTTTCTTAACTGATGTTGATGGGGTCTGGTCAGACCCCTCCAATGAAAAAACCCGGGTTTCTTCCCTGACGGTAAATGAAGTCAAAAGCTGGATTGGAGAAGGAAAAATTAAAGGAGGAATGGTTCCCAAGGTTGAAGCCTGTATAGAGGCTGTAACCTGTGGTGTTAACCGCACCCATATTTTAAATGGTCTAATTCCCCATGCCCTGTTACTGGAGATTTTTACAGACCGGGGTATTGGAACCATGATTTTAAAGGAGAGGTGA
- the argC gene encoding N-acetyl-gamma-glutamyl-phosphate reductase — protein sequence MIRVSIIGATGYTGIELVRLLANHPEVELSSLVSRNASNKPLSDIYPQFIGRIDLKFSEYDCQAICQNSDIVFTALPHGISQEIVGELYNCGVKIIDLSGDFRYKDSAIYEKWYRENHHYPHLLEKAVYGLVEINRNSIKRSSLVANPGCYPTASLLGLWPVISENLINLNTIIIDAKSGVSGAGKGLKRGSHFVEVDENIKGYSIGSHRHTSEIEEIIKTFSGNQKAIVSFTPHLVPMKRGILATIYVKLKQSISERALRELYHKYYPDHGFIKVLPRDIFPETKYVVGTNYCYIGLKYDTRTERLVIISAIDNLVKGAAGQAIQNMNVMFNLPEYMGLKQVGVFP from the coding sequence ATGATCAGGGTAAGTATTATTGGAGCTACCGGATATACCGGTATTGAATTAGTCAGGCTCCTTGCTAACCATCCTGAAGTAGAATTATCATCACTGGTCAGCAGGAATGCCAGTAATAAACCTTTATCTGATATATATCCTCAGTTTATAGGTAGAATAGACCTTAAGTTTTCTGAATATGACTGTCAAGCTATCTGTCAAAATTCTGATATAGTTTTTACTGCCCTACCCCATGGTATTTCTCAGGAAATTGTAGGTGAATTATATAACTGCGGGGTTAAAATAATTGATCTGAGTGGTGATTTCAGGTATAAAGATTCAGCTATCTATGAAAAGTGGTATCGGGAAAACCATCATTACCCTCATTTACTGGAAAAGGCGGTTTATGGACTGGTAGAAATAAATAGAAATAGTATTAAGAGGTCTTCTCTGGTTGCAAATCCCGGTTGTTATCCTACGGCTTCATTGCTGGGTTTATGGCCTGTAATTAGTGAAAATTTAATTAACTTAAATACAATAATTATTGATGCCAAATCCGGGGTCTCCGGGGCTGGAAAAGGTTTAAAGAGAGGAAGTCATTTTGTAGAGGTAGATGAAAATATAAAGGGATATAGTATTGGTAGTCACCGCCATACTTCTGAAATTGAAGAGATTATTAAAACCTTTTCCGGAAATCAAAAGGCTATTGTTTCTTTTACCCCACACCTGGTTCCAATGAAACGGGGCATTCTGGCTACTATTTATGTCAAGTTGAAGCAGAGCATATCGGAAAGGGCCCTGAGGGAATTATACCATAAGTACTATCCGGATCATGGTTTTATTAAGGTTTTACCCCGTGACATTTTTCCTGAAACTAAATATGTGGTGGGAACAAATTACTGTTATATTGGCCTTAAATATGATACCAGGACTGAACGGCTGGTGATTATTTCTGCTATTGATAATCTGGTTAAAGGAGCAGCCGGTCAGGCTATCCAGAATATGAATGTTATGTTTAATTTACCGGAGTACATGGGATTAAAGCAGGTAGGGGTATTTCCTTGA